A genomic region of Magnolia sinica isolate HGM2019 chromosome 6, MsV1, whole genome shotgun sequence contains the following coding sequences:
- the LOC131248056 gene encoding GATA transcription factor 26-like, with translation MGKEGPCYHCGVTSTPLWRNGPPEKPILCNACGSRWRTKGSLTNYTPLHARPDLVDSVDYRVPKVKSISIKIKEPKLHKRKHWDNDAEVEIEAPKSDQNFRKVLEEDTSNRSSTGSAISYSENCSHFNSADANDLTGSAQSNVWDVPSKKRTCVSRPKQSPVEKLTKDLYCILHEQQQSSYLSGSSEEDLLFESGTPMVSVEIGHGSVLIRHPNTAAREEESEASSLPVDSKAHIVNEAYSAPTSLPVHTESKGINFSNVGTEKFKRLMGQGEQEHMKRDKFSHEKLHILQNNNSPLGTIDLRDVVSFEEFVRHLTHEEQQQLMKLLPSIDAIKLPESFKSMFDSPQFVEALSSFQQLLLEGIFDLSLPGVKTEECTNLKRLALVNLTKSKWVEQYQRLKKLQDGNGVAAGTNSVAKGMLTSLKRVHKSGSTNFPSIKSPQLNSSNLGVKESHRAKDIDNDGSCFSPRSLFAFPPDRSLLDSLQFTDDSSDQDLLFDVPSNTSFPQAELLHCHLWKQKTLPNSTLIENKQILSSHSSSSLSSQQPIKSSFVLPHLVLP, from the exons atgggaaaggAAGGGCCTTGCTATCATTGTGGAGTTACAA GCACTCCTCTTTGGCGGAATGGACCACCAGAGAAGCCAATTTTGTGCAATGCATGCGGCTCTAGATGGAGGACAAAGGGCTCGCTTACAAACTACACCCCACTGCATGCCCGTCCGGATCTTGTTGATTCTGTGGACTACAGAGTTCCTAAAGTGAAGAGTATATCTATTAAGATCAAAGAGCCGAAGTTGCACAAAAGAAAGCACTGGGATAATGATGCAGAAGTTGAAATTGAAGCGCCAAAATCCGACCAGAACTTCCGGAAAGTTCTGGAGGAGGATACAAGCAATAGGTCTAGTACTGGTTCAGCCATATCATACTCCGAGAACTGTTCTCATTTTAACAGTGCAGATGCGAACGATTTGACAG GTTCAGCACAATCCAACGTTTGGGATGTGCCTTCGAAGAAGAGGACATGCGTTAGTCGCCCGAAGCAATCTCCCGTCGAAAAGCTCACAAAGGATCTATACTGCATTTTACATGAGCAACAACAGTCATCTTATCTTTCTGGATCTTCAGAAGAGGATCTGCTTTTTGAAAGTGGAACTCCTATGGTCTCTGTTGAGATAGGCCATGGAAGTGTTCTCATCAGACATCCAAATACAGCAGCCCGAGAGGAGGAATCAGAGGCGAGCTCGCTTCCGGTCGATAGCAAAGCCCACATTGTAAATGAGGCCTATTCAGCGCCGACATCCCTTCCTGTACATACTGAAAGCAAAGGGATAAATTTTTCAAATGTTGGCACTGAAAAGTTTAAGAGGCTTATGGGACAAGGGGAACAAGAGCATATGAAAAG AGATAAGTTCTCCCATGAGAAGCTACATATTCTGCAGAATAACAATTCGCCCCTTGGAACCATAGATCTAAGA GATGTTGTTAGCTTTGAGGAATTTGTGAGACATTTGACACATGAAGAACAACAGCAGTTGATGAAATTACTGCCTTCTATTGATGCTATTAAACTCCCTGAGAG CTTTAAAAGTATGTTCGATAGTCCTCAATTCGTGGAGGCGTTGTCTTCTTTCCAACAACTTCTTTTGGAGGGAATATTTGATCTTTCTCTTCCAGGAGTAAAAACCGAAGAGTGTACGAATTTGAAGAGGCTAGCATTAGTCAATTTGACAAAATCCAAATGGGTAGAACAGTACCAACGGCTCAAG AAATTGCAAGATGGGAATGGGGTTGCAGCAGGGACCAATTCTGTT GCAAAAGGCATGTTGACAAGCCTTAAAAGAGTGCACAAAAGTGGAAGCACGAATTTTCCTTCTATAAAATCTCCTCAGTTGAATTCTAGCAATCTGGGTGTAAAAGAAAGCCACAGAGCCAAGGACATAGATAATGATGGGTCTTGTTTCAGTCCAAGAAGTCTGTTCGCATTCCCGCCAGACAGGAGCTTGCTAGATTCTTTGCAGTTCACAGATGACAGTTCTGACCAAGATTTGCTGTTTGACGTGCCATCAAATACGTCCTTCCCACAGGCAGAGCTTCTACACTGCCATCTTTGGAAACAGAAAACTCTCCCAAATAGTACACTGATAGAGAACAAACAGATTCTCTCGAGCCACTCATCTTCAAGCCTTAGCAGCCAACAGCCAATCAAGAGCAGCTTTGTGTTGCCGCATCTTGTCCTCCCATGA